The DNA sequence GGCGCTCGAGACGGCGAGGCTGAACGCGGCTGAGAACGGCTTTGACGGCAAGGTCTCTTTCGTCGCAGGGAACGCTTTCGACGTGCTCAGGCAGCTGGAAGCTGAAGGCGAGACCTTCGACCTGGTCGTCGTGGACCCGCCCGCCTTCGCCCCGGGCAAACGAGCGGTCGAGGCTGCGTACAGGGGCTACAAAGAGGTGAACCTCCGCGCCATGAGGATTCTCGCGCCGGAGGGGACGCTCGTCACCTGTTCGTGTTCGTACCACATGAAGCCCGACGCGTTCTTGGTCATGCTGGCGGACGCCGCGGCGGACGCGGGCAGGGAAGCGAGACTGGTGGACATGAGGACCCAGGCGAAGGACCACCCGGTGCTCCTGGGTGTGGAAGAGACTCACTACCTCAAGTGCGCCATCGTGCACGTAAGTTGACCGAGGCGTTCAGACCTCAAGTTGAGGCTTGGGGCCGGCGTCCCGTGTTGGGGCGCGACGTGGAGCAACGTATTGGGGCTCCGCGCCGACTTGAGGAGCGCGGACACAAGACCCGGTGCTGTTGACATTCGAGGGCCTGCGGGGTAGGATCTCCGCAGGCCCTCACCGCTTGGTGTGGAGTGACGAGGGGGTGCAAGATTGGGTTTTCGCTGCGTCCTATTGGATTTCGATTTCACGCTCGCCGACTCGTCCGGCCCTATCGTAAAGTGCGTTCGCCACGCCCTGCTAACCGTGGGGGCGCCAGAACGCACGGATCGTGAGATCCTCCGTACCGTGGGTCTGGCCCTGCCAGAGATGTTCCGGATCCTCGCGCCTGGGTGTGACCTGGAGGCGCTTACCAGGTCGTTCATGAAGAAGGCTGACGAGGTCATGGTGGAGGGAACGAGGCTTTATGGAGAGGTGCCTGAAGCCGTGGAGGGCCTCAAGGCAGCCGGGATGACGATAGGCATAGTCTCTACGAAGCTCAGGAGGAGGATAGAGCGCATCCTCGACAGGCACGGACTCGGCAGGGCGTTTGACGTCATAGTGGGCGCTGAGGATGTTGCGCGCCACAAGCCCGCTCCGGACGCGCTCCTGCTTGCCGCGTCACGGCTGGGCGTGGACCCGGGAGAGACCCTCTATGCGGGCGACAGCCTCGTGGACGCCGAAGCCGCCCGGCAGGCCCGAACCCCGTTCTGCGCAGTTCTACACGGCCCGACGCTCCGTGAGGAGTTCGCACCTTACAGCCCGGTGTCAATCGTAACAGACGTCCGCGACATCGTTCCTCTCCTGGCGAGGCACACCGCGTGAGCGCCAGCGGCTGCCCGGACTCCAGGATGCCGCCTGGCTCCTGAGCCGTCGCGAGGCCTGCTCCTAGAAATCCCGTTGCGCGTCCGGGAATGGCCTGCAACGGGCGAGGTGGCATCTATCGTTGAGAGCGTGCAGCACGAAGCCGGCGGGACCATGGCTGATCACATTTATACAGCACGTATCCTGACGTATCTTCCAGAACGCCGAGCTGCCGAGGCCGAGAACCCACAGGAGGAGCAGCTTGTTCACCACGCGGTGCGACACGATCACTACTGTCTCATTCTCAGCGTGGGAGGCCTGGATCTCCTGGAGAGCCGAAGTGGCTCTTGCCGCAACGTCATCAAGGCTCTCGCCCTCGGGGAACGTCACGGTATGAGGGGCATTCTGCCACGCCTCGAACACCTGGGGATACTTCGACCGTGCCTCTTCCACCGATAGGCCTTCCCAAGCCCCGCAATCGATATCGGCAAGACCATCCACCGCCCGCACGAGGAGACTATGGGGGCGGGCTATGATGCGGGCGGTTTCGTGGGCCCTCGCGAGCGGGCTCGAGTAAACCGCAGCCATTTCGACGCTCGCAAGCGCGGAAGCGGTGGCTTCCGCCTCCGCCGTCCCGGTGTCGTCGAGCGGGACGTCTGCCCTGCCTCGGAATACCTCGTCCTTGTTCCATTTCGTCTGACCGTGACGAACCAGGATGATCCTCATGCAATCGCAAGCTCCTTTCGCTAACGACTACATCTTACCAGGCGCGGCGCGTGAAGACAACACCGGGGGCCGCGCAGGACGTGCGCGCCACGTGGGCTACTCCAGGCAACGGGATTGCGCGATCTGCGTCGATGGCGAATGCGGGCGCGACCGCCCCGACGGACCCACCTCCTCCTTTGGCAGGACGAATGCGGGTGAAGGAAGGTGAATATG is a window from the Bacillota bacterium genome containing:
- a CDS encoding HAD-IA family hydrolase, with the protein product MGFRCVLLDFDFTLADSSGPIVKCVRHALLTVGAPERTDREILRTVGLALPEMFRILAPGCDLEALTRSFMKKADEVMVEGTRLYGEVPEAVEGLKAAGMTIGIVSTKLRRRIERILDRHGLGRAFDVIVGAEDVARHKPAPDALLLAASRLGVDPGETLYAGDSLVDAEAARQARTPFCAVLHGPTLREEFAPYSPVSIVTDVRDIVPLLARHTA
- a CDS encoding histidine phosphatase family protein, whose translation is MRIILVRHGQTKWNKDEVFRGRADVPLDDTGTAEAEATASALASVEMAAVYSSPLARAHETARIIARPHSLLVRAVDGLADIDCGAWEGLSVEEARSKYPQVFEAWQNAPHTVTFPEGESLDDVAARATSALQEIQASHAENETVVIVSHRVVNKLLLLWVLGLGSSAFWKIRQDTCCINVISHGPAGFVLHALNDRCHLARCRPFPDAQRDF